A genomic region of Eucalyptus grandis isolate ANBG69807.140 chromosome 5, ASM1654582v1, whole genome shotgun sequence contains the following coding sequences:
- the LOC104443795 gene encoding oxalate--CoA ligase, with protein MEKLALTLSGLLAKVASDFPDRRAISACGKFDLTHARLQELVDHASALLAVSGVGAGDVVALTFPNIVEFVIMFLAVIRCRATAAPLNSAYTAEEFEFYLADSESKLLLTPKEGNQPAQSAASKLNIPHVTAELHSPNSKITLSSTKVEPSVDLMSKVVNEPSDVALFLHTSGTTSRPKGVPLTQLNLASSVQNIKSVYKLSEMDSTVIVLPLFHVHGLLAGLLSSLVAGAAVALPAAGRFSASTFWADMISYNATWYTAVPTIHQIILDRHLSKPEQTYPKLRFIRSCSASLAPSIMARLEEAFDAPVLEAYAMTEAAHLMASNPLPEDGPHKAGSVGRPVGQEMAILDEHGAIQAEGVSGEVCIRGPNVTKGYKNNPEANKQAFQFGWFHTGDLGFMDSDGYLHLVGRIKELINRGGEKISPIEVDAVLLAHPDVAQAVAFGVPDDKYGEEINCAVIPREGVVVTEQDVIQYCRKNLASFKVPKKVFITDSVPKTASGKIQRRIVAEHFLAQISTAKVPKFGA; from the exons ATGGAGAAGCTCGCGCTCACGCTCTCCGGCCTGCTGGCCAAGGTGGCGTCCGACTTCCCCGACCGGAGGGCCATCTCCGCCTGCGGGAAGTTCGACCTGACGCACGCCCGGCTGCAGGAGCTCGTCGACCATGCCTCCGCCCTCCTCGCCGTCTCCGGCGTCGGCGCCGGCGACGTCGTCGCCCTCACCTTCCCCAACATCGTCGAG TTTGTGATCATGTTCCTGGCAGTAATCCGATGCCGAGCCACAGCGGCTCCACTCAACTCCGCCTACACGGCGGAGGAGTTCGAGTTCTACCTCGCTGACTCGGAATCCAAGCTCCTATTGACACCGAAAGAAGGAAACCAGCCAGCGCAGTCCGCCGCCTCCAAGCTAAACATCCCCCACGTGACCGCAGAGCTTCACTCGCCAAATTCCAAAATCACTCTCTCTTCGACCAAGGTAGAGCCGAGCGTTGACTTGATGTCCAAAGTCGTCAATGAACCCTCAGATGTGGCTCTGTTCTTGCACACCTCTGGCACCACGAGTCGCCCGAAAGGTGTGCCACTGACTCAGCTCAATTTGGCTTCATCGGTTCAGAACATCAAGTCGGTGTACAAACTATCGGAGATGGATTCTACTGTGATTGTGCTTCCGTTGTTCCATGTGCACGGCTTACTTGCTGGATTATTGAGCTCTTTAGTTGCTGGAGCTGCCGTGGCCCTCCCGGCGGCTGGTAGGTTCTCAGCATCCACATTTTGGGCAGATATGATTTCGTACAATGCCACTTGGTACACAGCAGTCCCTACAATCCACCAGATCATCCTGGACCGCCACCTCAGCAAGCCAGAGCAGACTTACCCGAAGCTGCGATTCATAAGGAGCTGCAGCGCGTCGCTCGCACCATCTATCATGGCTCGGCTCGAGGAGGCATTTGATGCACCCGTGCTTGAGGCTTATGCAATGACGGAGGCTGCTCACCTGATGGCTTCAAACCCCTTGCCCGAAGATGGGCCGCATAAGGCTGGGTCAGTCGGGAGACCCGTGGGGCAGGAGATGGCGATTTTGGACGAGCACGGGGCCATACAGGCAGAGGGTGTGAGCGGTGAAGTGTGTATAAGGGGACCGAACGTGACCAAGGGCTATAAGAATAATCCAGAGGCAAATAAGCAGGCCTTCCAGTTCGGGTGGTTTCATACGGGTGATCTTGGGTTTATGGATTCAGATGGGTACTTGCATTTGGTTGGTCGGATCAAGGAGCTCATCAACCGTGGAG GGGAGAAGATATCACCAATTGAAGTCGATGCTGTGCTTCTGGCACATCCAGATGTTGCTCAAGCAGTTGCCTTTGGAGTCCCGGATGATAAGTATGGCGAAGAG ATTAATTGTGCTGTGATTCCGAGGGAAGGTGTCGTGGTAACAGAGCAGGATGTGATCCAGTACTGCAGGAAGAACCTTGCAAGCTTCAAGGTCCCGAAGAAGGTTTTCATCACGGACTCCGTCCCGAAAACTGCCTCCGGGAAGATCCAGCGCCGGATTGTGGCGGAGCATTTCCTCGCGCAGATCTCAACTGCCAAGGTCCCCAAGTTTGGTGCTTAA
- the LOC120293576 gene encoding NAC domain-containing protein 72-like, whose amino-acid sequence MATRHPGFCFQPTDQELFSDYLMRRLNEELLPDPNLIRDCDVYGGGDPWKIFDKDRGGKFYVFTVLKKKNRSRVDRTAGSGSWKGEQSSDFKDLQGDVIGYKKLFTFKPKAGSSAKADKAENGHWIMYEYSKHPRNETDCVLCVIHNKYAGEASKRVRRNLHGPVQLEEENPRAKKAQTLRDDHTYAIDVPATASPSSTTAAAQAQPSSSPALNEDGVFIPRNNISFTTRNANSLPPTSANMQEDTCPAAAPAFGGPNGGPFSMMGTAAPGVDWEWADRLKKMEISPTVKHLFCAVVEQRARALHGRMERPR is encoded by the exons ATGGCGACTAGGCATCCCGGGTTTTGCTTTCAACCCACCGACCAAGAACTCTTTTCCGATTACTTGATGCGGAGGCTGAATGAAGAACTACTGCCTGACCCCAACCTCATCCGCGATTGTGACGTGTACGGCGGCGGCGACCCCTGGAAGATCTTCGACAAGGATAGGGGCGGGAAGTTCTATGTTTTCACagtgctgaagaagaagaacagatcAAGGGTGGACAGGACCGCTGGCTCAGGTTCTTGGAAGGGCGAACAGAGTTCCGATTTCAAGGATTTGCAAGGTGACGTGATTGGCTACAAGAAACTCTTTACTTTCAAACCGAAAGCCGGCTCGAGCGCGAAAGCTGACAAGGCCGAGAATGGGCACTGGATCATGTACGAGTACTCGAAGCATCCCCGCAAC GAAACGGACTGTGTCTTATGCGTAATTCATAACAAATACGCGGGGGAAGCAAGCAAGAGGGTTCGCCGGAATCTGCACGGCCCAGTGCAACTTGAGGAAGAGAATCCACGGGCAAAGAAGGCACAGACACTCCGCGATGATCACACATACGCCATCGACGTTCCTGCCACTGCATCGCCATCCTCAACTACTGCTGCCGCTCAAGCTCAACCATCCTCTTCCCCGGCTTTGAACGAAGACGGAGTCTTCATTCCACGGAATAACATCAGCTTCACCACTAGAAATGCCAATTCGCTTCCTCCGACATCGGCGAACATGCAAGAAGATACCTGCCCGGCAGCTGCCCCGGCTTTTGGTGGCCCAAATGGTGGTCCCTTTTCTATGATGGGCACGGCAGCACCTGGGGTCGACTGGGAATGGGCGGAtcggttgaagaagatggaaataAGTCCGACGGTCAAGCATCTCTTCTGTGCAGTTGTCGAGCAACGCGCTCGAGCTCTTCATGGAAGGATGGAACGACCTCGTTGA